A single Lolium perenne isolate Kyuss_39 chromosome 6, Kyuss_2.0, whole genome shotgun sequence DNA region contains:
- the LOC127307202 gene encoding uncharacterized protein encodes MEEATVPSSSKNLHRMSLLQLAKVHMFRPATNELANPVIKPSSMPHGKLEYGERGWTSGPSFLGQCYHPMAPLPRLDEAMTLGTRIVSEGLGWENHEVEYVPMPLGYTEWGACIMKKYHTHLKGSEEGVDYIYGAIYCSLGDYSVSPPLLRSLLEKWNPNTNTFLFSSGERTITLLDMHQMAGLPLDGEPYEEFVPPSHELEGSSLLYPKFLSRLLDIWTKLAIGNQVGFKDWCDFFHNREYDCFLIESLEDERIYTAAFIAIWLCRFVVVGGGAYIRPGVLVMASWITLGRRISLGPPALCSLYYSLRLISTHPIGPSFTHRIWPVHFMIGWIGIYLKKPFGNRVKTPNFPSSRNLIVKPRMVDTMFKTPKPFAPEQAHAFLENRHNIFWFPYTLTNPDGLFQPKKAFLISIRRGMLPWRRGCLENDACIAEPYHPDRVAQQFRFDQVVPFSPLQSLYTTDEIGIAHAFWLHLLSLDPAFKYFPNDNRVTDSSVAWANWWRNFVKPFARISNSLCNGNMLGKISYDERKKSKYALQHHITARPLSTTDLKVVKRVCDSQRVQYITVIEKIEERIKNRWTPVLQSYEQDVVAATHPIQSDKQGRLSNDNVAAVVSSAQPLARYNEPPKITPNTNGKRSRQSTSTLTPVDEDERLPLKRKLDFSAESDLSAFPVFETVTTESDFGTLISNENLDRALAGEDDHGWEDLFDIYMESYQSDGSGMPHSSSTLNGAQNIPATPNDFGFSSTLHGSEQDAHSLASPEVTVVVSGKSSEMEHNLIRDPFLDATNKVVKNALKGLNTTTICDPEHRIMLEEISKMLPGYIPQIAKAKEVLVQLVTLSNKLETNQDELQKETEKENHARTEATLEVQSREDAAKTVAEELSSVGKRRAEQAAFVASLKAQLEEASAALFDLDGNEEKLRQAYSVHESELKERRDRLQNAGVGHSQKLTEFQQQAQTLKLEADQLIGNLRKWRSL; translated from the exons ATGGAGGAGGCTACAGTACCATCTTCGTCTAAGAATTTACACAGAATGTCTCTTTTGCAACTGGCCAAAGTACATATGTTCAGGCCAGCCACTAATGAACTAGCTAATCCTGTGATCAAGCCTTCAAGTATGCCACATGGGAAGCTTGAGTATGGAGAACGTGGATGGACGTCAGGACCATCCTTTCTAGGCCAGTGTTATCATCCAATGGCGCCTTTGCCTAGACTTGATGAAGCTATGACTTTGGGGACCCGCATAGTGTCTGAAGGTCTTGGTTGGGAAAACCATGAGGTAGAGTATGTCCCAATGCCCCTGGGATATACCGAATGGGGAGCTTGCATTATGAAGAAATATCATACCCATCTGAAGGGAAGTGAAGAGGGTGTGGATTACATCTATGGAGCTATTTACTGCTCTTTAGGTGACTATTCCGTCTCTCCTCCACTTCTGAGGTCTTTACTTGAGAAATGGAATCCCAACACCAATACTTTCTTGTTTTCTTCTGGTGAGCGTACCATTACCCTCCTCGATATGCATCAGATGGCAGGTTTGCCGCTTGACGGTGAACCTTATGAAGAATTTGTTCCACCATCACATGAGCTAGAAGGTTCATCGCTTTTGTACCCAAAGTTTCTATCACGACTCTTAGATATCTGGACCAAGCTTGCTATAGGCAACCAGGTTGGTTTCAAAGATTGGTGCGACTTCTTCCACAATCGTGAGTATGATTGTTTTCTTATAGAAAGTCTAGAAGATGAAAGAATATATACTGCTGCTTTCATTGCTATTTGGCTATGTCGCTTTGTCGTTGTTGGTGGTGGGGCATACATTCGTCCTGGCGTATTGGTGATGGCATCATGGATCACCTTGGGACGTCGAATTTCTTTGGGCCCGCCAGCTCTTTGTTCACTCTATTACTCACTTCGGCTAATCAGTACTCACCCAATTGGACCTTCTTTCACGCATAGGATTTGGCCAGTCCATTTCATGATTGGATGGATAGGTATATACCTCAAAAAGCCTTTTGGAAACAGGGTGAAAACACCAAATTTCCCATCCTCTAGAAATTTAATAGTAAAGCCTCGTATGGTGGATACTATGTTCAAAACACCCAAGCCTTTTGCTCCGGAGCAAGCACATGCTTTCCTTGAGAATCGTCATAATATCTTTTGGTTCCCATATACTTTGACAAATCCAGATGGTTTATTCCAGCCCAAAAAGGCTTTCCTAATCTCGATTCGACGGGGAATGCTTCCTTGGAGGCGTGGCTGTTTGGAGAATGATGCTTGCATAGCTGAACCGTATCATCCAGATCGAGTAGCACAACAATTCCGTTTTGACCAAGTCGTGCCTTTCTCTCCTCTACAAAGCTTATATACGACTGACGAGATTGGAATTGCTCATGCTTTTTGGCTGCATTTGCTCTCACTGGATCCGGCGTTCAAATATTTTCCGAATGATAATCGAGTCACGGATTCTTCTGTGGCGTGGGCTAATTGGTGGAGAAATTTTGTGAAACCTTTTGCCCGTATTTCAAATtctctttgcaatggcaacatgtTGGGAAAGATTTCTTATGATGAGAGGAAGAAGAGCAAGTATGCGCTACAGCATCATATCACTGCTCGTCCACTTTCTACCACAGACCTTAAGGTGGTAAAACGGGTATGTGATAGTCAACGAGTACAATATATTACTGTCATTGAGAAGATAGAGGAAAGAATCAAAAATCGTTGGACACCGGTACTCCAAAGTTACGAGCAGGATGTCGTTGCTGCTACTCACCCAATACAATCAGATAAG CAAGGACGTCTATCAAATGACAATGTTGCAGCTGTGGTTTCCTCTGCCCAACCGTTGGCGAGGTATAATGAACCTCCAAAGATCACTCCCAATACTAATGGAAAGAGGTCTAGGCAGTCTACGTCTACCCTCACTCCTGTTGACGAGGATGAGAGGTTACCCTTGAAGCGAAAACTTGATTTTTCTGCAGAGTCTGATTTGTCTGCATTTCCAGTGTTTGAAACTGTAACGACAGAATCAGATTTTGGTACTTTAATCAGCAATGAAAATCTTGACCGCGCGCTTGCTGGTGAAGATGATCACGGTTGGGAGGATCTTTTTGACATATACATGGAGAGTTATCAGTCCGATGGGTCTGGGATGCCTCATTCATCTTCTACTTTAAATGGGGCTCAAAATATTCCTGCAACCCCTAATGATTTTGGTTTTTCGTCAACCTTACATG GTAGCGAGCAGGACGCTCACAGTTTGGCAAGTCCCGAGGTGACGGTGGTCGTTTCAGGAAAGAGCTCAGAAATGGAACATAATCTCATAAGGGATCCTTTTCTGGATGCCACCAACAAGGTAGTGAAGAATGCTCTTAAGGGTTTGAACACGACGACAATCTGTGATCCTGAGCATCGtatcatgcttgaggagatttcGAAGATGCTGCCTGGGTATATTCCCCAGATAGCTAAAGCTAAAGAAGTGTTAGTCCAGCTTGTTACTCTTTCAAACAAGCTAGAAACTAATCAGGATGAACTTCAGAAGGAGACTGAAAAGGAGAACCATGCTAGGACTGAAGCGACACTTGAAGTTCAGTCCCGCGAAGATGCCGCTAAAACTGTTGCTGAAGAATTATCTTCCGTTGGGAAACGTCGTGCCGAACAGGCAGCATTCGTAGCAAGTCTTAAGGCACAGCTTGAGGAGGCTTCTGCTGCTTTGTTTGACCTTGATGGGAATGAAGAGAAGCTACGGCAAGCATACTCTGTTCACGAGTCAGAACTGAAGGAGCGCAGAGATAGGCTTCAGAATGCCGGCGTTGGCCACAGTCAAAAGCTCACTGAATTCCAGCAACAGGCCCAAACTTTGAAGCTTGAAGCGGATCAGCTCATTGGAAATCTGCGCAAATGGCGCTCCCTGTGA